From the Argentina anserina chromosome 3, drPotAnse1.1, whole genome shotgun sequence genome, the window TTAAACATGTTTACAGTGAAGAGTGGTTTTGATTGATGCGTGAAAGCTAGTAATCACCAAAAGAAGCCAAATCGCCACTGTTCTGTAGATCCACAAACAACACTTGCATGAAGCCAACAGATCATTGTTACTGCAAATGGAGTTTGATCGAACTACCGTCAACCTGAATTATTAGTAACTTTTATTATTACTGTTGGTGAAAGTAGTATATACAGCGTGGCACATATGGATTGGATGCTTGATGTgtcctcctcttcttgtttGCTACATTTAAGAGCTCTCTTCATTTCAAAGTCTCTCCTCTTTCACTCTTCAGATTCAATCTCTCTCCGATTCTTGTGAATTTCTCACTCATTTTTAAATCAATTGAAATCGAATTTCTGCAGAGTGAGAGAGAGTCGGTGGCAATGGCGGTGGAGAGAGgagcaggaggaggagggacGCTATCGGAGATACACCAGAGCGCGAAGAAGCTTCTGCTACGAACACGAGACGGCCTCGAAAGGCTGGAGAGGCTGGAGTACTCGAGCGGCATCGACTCGCCGGACCTCGCCATGTCGATCAGAAACGACCTCTCTCAGATCCAGTCTCTCTGCGCCGATATGGACCGTCTCTGGCGCTCCGTCGCCGCCAAGTCGCAGCGCGATATCTGGAAACGGTTAGGGTTTCGGTTCCGATTGattctaatttaaattttcgtCAGAATTGTGGAATTGAGTTTTGGATTgtgattgtgattttttttggtGTGTAGTAAAGTGGAGCAAGTGGCAGAGGAGGCTGAATCGTTGAAGGAAGGTTTGGATAAGTACAATTTGAGAAAGCAGAGGAAGATCTGTGAAGCCAAAGAGCGGGCTGAGCTGCTTGGAAGAGCTGTAAGGAGTTTTGGGCATGGTTTTGTtagtgttttgttttgcttcctAGT encodes:
- the LOC126789015 gene encoding membrin-11, with amino-acid sequence MAVERGAGGGGTLSEIHQSAKKLLLRTRDGLERLERLEYSSGIDSPDLAMSIRNDLSQIQSLCADMDRLWRSVAAKSQRDIWKRKVEQVAEEAESLKEGLDKYNLRKQRKICEAKERAELLGRANGESSHVIRVFDEEAQAMQSARNSSRMLHEATSVGEAILSKYAGQREHIKRAQRKALDILNTVGLSNSVLKLIERRHHVDRWIKYAGMILTVVIVFFFWRWTR